From the Argentina anserina chromosome 3, drPotAnse1.1, whole genome shotgun sequence genome, the window ATGGACCAGGAGACGTTTGTGTTTACCATGAAGGAGCTTTTCACGGGCTGTAACTTCCATTTTGGGAGCCCCGTTACGAAGCTGTTTGATATGTTGAAGGGAGGACTGTGCGAGCCCAGAGTTGCGCTGTACCGCGAGGGGTTGGATTTCTTTCAGCACAGGCTGCACTACAATCTTCTGAGGAAGCATCACAATACCATGGTTCGTAATCTTTGTCGGATAAGGGATGCTTGGCTCAATTGCAGGGGATACAGTATTGAGGAGAGGCTGCGGGTGTTGAATATTATGAGGATCCAGAAGAGTTTCATGTCTGAGAAGATGGAGGACATGGCTAGTGACTCGTCGGAGAGAGATTCTGGGGAAGGTCTGCGGAGTAACAAGATCAAGGACAGGAAAATTGCACAGCATATGAGTCGTCATTCTCCATATGGGGTGGGCTCGGACATGGATTTTGCATCCAAAGGGCGGGCGCCGTCTTTGGAAGTGGCAAAATATGGGAAGCAGAACTCAAAAGGTATAAAGTTGGGTGGGTCAAAGACTCCTCTAGTAAAAGAGCCAGCCAGTTATCCTGGACCATACAGCTCAGCTGCTGTTCTTCCTCGGTCAAATAAGCCTGGGGCGTATGATTCTGGGGCAGCTCTCAGAATAAGTGGTGATGATGCTGAAGAAGCAACATATGGAATTGATGTTCAGCGGGATCGATTTGCGCCTCATAGCATGCTTGACAATTCTGGTATTCTGAAAGTGGGAAAGAATCTTATCAGAGGTGATGGTGTAACAACTGACAGTTTGATGGGTCTACCTCTCTCTTCGAAAACCGAGATGCAGGCCTATGGTAGGAATCGGGATGGAAACCTTCTCCCAGAAGCAAAGGAATTGACAGCCAAACCTCCTAACATGAGGGCTCCATATGATTTTGGTATAAGGACCAAATATTCAGGAAATATTCAGCAATATGCAGTAGGCGATCAGATGAAGTTCTTGAAAGGCAGACTTCCGCAGGCACCTTTCAGAGGAGATCGATATGATTCATCTGATCAAGCTCACATATTCTGGAATAATAGGAGTGAAGGGGAGCTTTTTGCTACAGAATCTCCCCTTCGAGCAGATGATTGGAGTCTTAGGAGCAAGAAATGGAAGCCTGGGATGGAGTCTCCTGATGTAAATAACAAGTCTTATAGAGCTTCCCCACCACAGATGAATGATAGACTTTTATCTTCAGAATTTAGAGCAAAACCTTTACAAGGGAAGTTTAGAGGGAATATACTACACAATGGAGGATCAGACATGGTTACGTTGAAAGGTAATAGAATGTTTCCTAAAAATGAAGATACAGAATCGGACACATCAGATCAATTTGACGAGGATGAGGATAGCAACCCTTTGTTGAGGAGCAAGTTGGCTTATCCCAGTGACATTATGGAAGGTTCTCCATCTTCCTTGATGATGCCTAATCGAGCCAAATATACTCAGAGAGAGATGAAGAATATGCAGGCTTTTGAAGGGATCAATTACTCCAAAAAGATGGGTGGTTTTGTTGATCAAGGGAATATCCGTAGTTTAGATAACTATCCTTCTAAAGCAAAACAGAAGGGTAAAATGGGAGACAGTAGTCCCATGCAATTGGAAGGGCGTTATGTCCTTGATGACGACGATGAACTGAAACCGGTCTACAGATTGGGCAAGAATGCAAAATTTCAAGGGGGACCTGGTGAAAGATTGCATGTACCCTCACTCAAGACCTATACTGCTAGTAGAAAGCAGAAACGAGAAATTGTTCATGACCATTCTGTTTCGCAGTCTCACTACTTTGTTGATGAGGAAGATGATTCACTTCAAATGCGTTTACTCGGAGATGGTAGAGCAGAGGGCAGATCAAGAAACAAAGGCCAGAATGTCGAAGCATATTTGAGGGAACACCGTGAAAGCATTGAGGTCCCATTACTGGGTGGCAATTCTGAGACAAGGAGGCGGAAAGGGAAAGAGGATGCTATGGCTGTGagtagagaagatgaagatctACTATCTAATCATTTGCAACGTAGTGCTGAAACCAACTCCttgaaaaaaaagataaagagGAAGATGGAGACGGAGACTGGTAGTTCAGATATGGAAATTTCTGACCCACCAGTTGCTGAAATGGAAGCAACAGATATGGAGCTGGAAATCAAGCCCCAGAAAAAgccatttattttaattacaccCACTGTTCATACTGGTTTCTCATTCTCGATTATGCATCTTCTTTCAGCAGTTCGCGTGGCAATGATTACTCCGCGTTCGGAAGACACTCTAGATGTTGGGGAGCCTATAGATGAGAAGAACAAAAGTCAGGAAGATGGTGCCAATGGCGTCACTGATAAAAAGGTGGACGCAAATGTCTCTGAGCATGCTGCAGAAGGGCCTACGAGTTTTGTGACAGTTCAGGAGATTGTGAACCGTGTTAGATCAAATCCAGGAGATCCTTGTATTCTTGAGACACAAGAGCCACTTCAGGATTTGGTGAGAGGAGTTCTAAAGATATTTTCATCAAAAACTGCACCTTTGGGGGTGAAGGGTTGGAAGCCATTAGCTGCCTATGAAAGAGACACAAAAAGTTGGTCATGGACTGGCCCAGTTTCCCATAATACATCAGACAATGACACAATTGAGGAGGTAACATCTCCTGAAGCATGGAGTCTTCCTCATAAGATGCTTGTCAAGTTGGTTGATTCATTTGCTAATTGGCTGAAATGTGGGCAAGAGACCCTCCAACAATTAGGAAGTCTTCCTGCCCCGCCTTTGGAGTTGATGCAGCCCAATGTAGATGAGAAGGACAGGTTTAGGGATCTAAGAGCGCAAAAGAGTTCTAGTACCATCACTCCAAGTTCTGATGAAGTGAAAGCTTATTTCCGTAAGGAGGAACTTCTTAGGTATTCAGTACCTGACAGAGCCTTCTCTTACACCGCAGCTGATGGTAAAAAATCCTTTGTTGCCCCTTTGAGAAGGTGTGGTGGTAAGCCAACATCAAAAGCCAGAGATCACTTTATGCTGAAACGTGACCGACCACCACATGTTACGATCCTTTGTCTCGTGAGAGACGCAGCTGCAAGATTGCCTGGAAGTATTGGCACCAGAGCAGATGTTTGTACATTGATAAGAGATTCTCAGTATATTGTTGAAGATGTGTCTGATACACAAGTAAATCAAATTGTTAGTGGAGCCCTTGATCGGTTGCATTATGAGCGTGATCCGTGTGTTCAATTTGATGGGGAAAGAAAATTATGGGTCTATTTAcatagagaaagagaagaagaagattttgAGGACGATGGTACTTCATCTACAAAGAAATGGAAGAGGCCAAAAAAGGATGCTGCTGATCAACCTGAGCTAGGAGGAGTGACAGTGGCTTATAATGGATCTGAGGAACAAAGTGGATATGATTTGTGCTCCGATCTTAATGCAGACCCATCATTTTTGGATGATGACAAGGGAATGGAACTTGAATATGATGATCTGCGGCAAGATGCAGATGTTGATACCAATCAGGGGTCTGAAGTAGACGAACTGCGTCAAGAAAATGCAATGGTTTGGGAGGAGGGTCT encodes:
- the LOC126789269 gene encoding uncharacterized protein LOC126789269, translating into MAIEKNSLKVSRLDSEVSPSSRKSASSDDDELQQRSSAAESDDEFDDADSGAGSDDFDLLELGETGVEYCQVGNQTCGIPFELYDLPSLEDILSVHVWNECLSEEEQFALAKYLPDMDQETFVFTMKELFTGCNFHFGSPVTKLFDMLKGGLCEPRVALYREGLDFFQHRLHYNLLRKHHNTMVRNLCRIRDAWLNCRGYSIEERLRVLNIMRIQKSFMSEKMEDMASDSSERDSGEGLRSNKIKDRKIAQHMSRHSPYGVGSDMDFASKGRAPSLEVAKYGKQNSKGIKLGGSKTPLVKEPASYPGPYSSAAVLPRSNKPGAYDSGAALRISGDDAEEATYGIDVQRDRFAPHSMLDNSGILKVGKNLIRGDGVTTDSLMGLPLSSKTEMQAYGRNRDGNLLPEAKELTAKPPNMRAPYDFGIRTKYSGNIQQYAVGDQMKFLKGRLPQAPFRGDRYDSSDQAHIFWNNRSEGELFATESPLRADDWSLRSKKWKPGMESPDVNNKSYRASPPQMNDRLLSSEFRAKPLQGKFRGNILHNGGSDMVTLKGNRMFPKNEDTESDTSDQFDEDEDSNPLLRSKLAYPSDIMEGSPSSLMMPNRAKYTQREMKNMQAFEGINYSKKMGGFVDQGNIRSLDNYPSKAKQKGKMGDSSPMQLEGRYVLDDDDELKPVYRLGKNAKFQGGPGERLHVPSLKTYTASRKQKREIVHDHSVSQSHYFVDEEDDSLQMRLLGDGRAEGRSRNKGQNVEAYLREHRESIEVPLLGGNSETRRRKGKEDAMAVSREDEDLLSNHLQRSAETNSLKKKIKRKMETETGSSDMEISDPPVAEMEATDMELEIKPQKKPFILITPTVHTGFSFSIMHLLSAVRVAMITPRSEDTLDVGEPIDEKNKSQEDGANGVTDKKVDANVSEHAAEGPTSFVTVQEIVNRVRSNPGDPCILETQEPLQDLVRGVLKIFSSKTAPLGVKGWKPLAAYERDTKSWSWTGPVSHNTSDNDTIEEVTSPEAWSLPHKMLVKLVDSFANWLKCGQETLQQLGSLPAPPLELMQPNVDEKDRFRDLRAQKSSSTITPSSDEVKAYFRKEELLRYSVPDRAFSYTAADGKKSFVAPLRRCGGKPTSKARDHFMLKRDRPPHVTILCLVRDAAARLPGSIGTRADVCTLIRDSQYIVEDVSDTQVNQIVSGALDRLHYERDPCVQFDGERKLWVYLHREREEEDFEDDGTSSTKKWKRPKKDAADQPELGGVTVAYNGSEEQSGYDLCSDLNADPSFLDDDKGMELEYDDLRQDADVDTNQGSEVDELRQENAMVWEEGLDLNPMRESKLLCQENSTNEDLDDETFGRERTVGLLSASLL